A region from the Candidatus Kryptobacter tengchongensis genome encodes:
- a CDS encoding Predicted Fe-Mo cluster-binding protein, NifX family: MRLAIATEDGNVAQHFGGCPGFTIVDIDKEGKVLNKTFIENPGHKAHQPGAVPMFLRNQNVDCVIAGGMGPNAAMNLQASGIKVIVGVTGSIDETVEKFLKGSLKGGESLCSHGGHGHEGYRH, encoded by the coding sequence ATGAGATTAGCAATAGCAACTGAAGATGGAAATGTGGCTCAACATTTTGGCGGATGTCCAGGTTTTACAATTGTGGACATAGACAAAGAAGGTAAAGTTCTTAATAAAACTTTTATTGAAAATCCAGGGCATAAAGCCCATCAGCCAGGTGCTGTTCCTATGTTTTTAAGGAATCAGAATGTTGATTGTGTAATAGCCGGAGGCATGGGTCCAAATGCTGCGATGAATCTTCAGGCATCAGGGATAAAAGTGATAGTTGGTGTTACTGGGAGTATTGATGAAACAGTTGAGAAATTTTTAAAGGGTTCTTTAAAAGGTGGTGAAAGCCTTTGCAGTCATGGAGGCCACGGTCACGAAGGATATAGACACTAA
- a CDS encoding Dinitrogenase iron-molybdenum cofactor — protein sequence MTQDLGVAVILFFKYEATENSWKEASGDAGIQAAQFVIQKGAKKVFTGRVGTNAEQVLGKAEIEIVEAKGKVDNIIKNG from the coding sequence TTGACCCAAGATTTGGGCGTTGCAGTTATTTTATTTTTTAAATATGAAGCAACAGAAAACTCATGGAAAGAAGCAAGCGGAGACGCAGGAATTCAGGCAGCTCAGTTTGTAATTCAGAAAGGAGCTAAAAAAGTTTTTACAGGAAGAGTAGGAACAAATGCCGAACAGGTTTTAGGAAAAGCTGAAATTGAGATTGTTGAAGCAAAAGGCAAAGTTGATAATATAATTAAAAACGGTTAA
- a CDS encoding Cytochrome P460: MIKKVILTVGLVSIIALFLFANLPSQSKSTVPYPEGYRGWAHVKSMLILPGHPLYEAFGGIHHIYANDKAMRGYRTGKFPDGSVIVFDLLDAKLENNTYVEGERKVVGVMYKDSKKFKDTGGWGFEAFKGNTKERVVKNPEQDCFSCHASQESADFVFSQYRK, from the coding sequence ATGATTAAAAAAGTAATTTTAACCGTCGGGCTTGTTTCCATAATCGCTTTATTTCTATTTGCTAATCTCCCCAGCCAATCAAAATCAACCGTTCCATATCCAGAGGGATACAGGGGCTGGGCTCATGTGAAGTCAATGTTAATTCTCCCCGGGCATCCGCTTTATGAAGCGTTTGGCGGGATTCATCATATTTACGCAAATGATAAAGCAATGCGTGGTTATAGAACAGGTAAATTCCCCGATGGCTCAGTTATAGTGTTTGATCTTCTTGATGCAAAACTTGAGAACAACACATATGTTGAGGGTGAAAGGAAAGTCGTCGGGGTGATGTATAAAGATTCAAAAAAATTTAAAGATACAGGTGGATGGGGATTTGAAGCTTTCAAAGGGAACACAAAAGAAAGAGTGGTTAAAAATCCCGAACAAGATTGTTTCTCGTGTCATGCGTCGCAAGAATCAGCGGATTTTGTTTTTAGTCAGTATAGAAAGTAA
- a CDS encoding DNA-binding transcriptional regulator, MarR family — MSVFDPVEQSENIDSKIIAGLERIARVFRFLLWDVAKNENLSPIQIQFLIFLLFNNPSRTRITDIANEFSLTKATVSDAIASLEAKNLIIKDKDPEDRRNYILQLTPKGKKLARKLSIWADALKNNLKKFNQKDKETILEFILKLIESLYEAGIITTQRMCFSCAYFQKNVSPKSDAPHYCNLLNKPLSIVELRLDCEDYEPAVME; from the coding sequence ATGTCAGTTTTTGATCCAGTAGAGCAAAGTGAAAACATTGATTCAAAGATTATCGCGGGGCTTGAAAGAATCGCAAGGGTTTTCAGGTTTCTTCTGTGGGATGTTGCAAAAAACGAAAATTTAAGCCCAATTCAAATCCAATTTTTAATTTTTCTTCTTTTCAACAACCCTTCAAGAACTCGCATAACTGATATCGCAAATGAATTTAGCCTCACAAAGGCAACTGTAAGTGATGCAATTGCCTCACTTGAAGCGAAAAATCTCATCATAAAAGACAAAGATCCCGAAGATAGGCGAAATTACATCCTTCAACTTACACCAAAAGGTAAAAAACTCGCAAGGAAGCTTTCAATCTGGGCTGATGCTTTGAAAAATAACTTGAAAAAGTTCAATCAAAAAGATAAAGAGACGATACTTGAATTCATTTTAAAACTAATTGAATCCCTCTACGAAGCTGGGATAATTACAACTCAAAGGATGTGTTTTTCCTGCGCTTACTTTCAAAAGAATGTTTCACCTAAATCAGATGCCCCACATTACTGCAATCTTCTTAACAAACCGCTTTCCATCGTTGAACTTCGCCTTGATTGTGAGGATTACGAGCCAGCTGTAATGGAATAA
- a CDS encoding dipeptidyl-peptidase-4, translated as MRKIKFSALAILILILAFPTLAQKKLTLEDIFKTAKFRTNFLSKQWLPAEDAYTTLKYDSLSKSMAIYRYDLRSGKEEKILDYAELDKQIEGFSKNVSAYFLSQDKRYILFTGSLPARRLKTGGNFYLYDLTTKVLKQITNTDEPQAIIKFSPDSRFISFVRNNNIFVYEISSEKFKQLTFDGSEVILNGIFDWVYEEEFSIIDGYEWSPDGRYIAFWRLDQSNVPVFKLIDYEPTYLKVIDQRYPYAGYPNSTVKIGIVNVQTGEVKYIDFGNEDIYIPRIKWTENPDILSYQKLNRLQNKLELILYNIKTGEQRLILTEESNTWIDVYDYLTFFKDGRHFLWASERDGWLHFYLYRIDGKLVNQITKGEFEIDQLCYVDEKNRKIYYTSTEVSPLERHLYVIDFKGTNKKRLTSEPGWHNIDFSPSGRFYIDNHSTITKPPKWKLYDNTGKLIRTLVDNPDDILAGYDKGEVTFEIVETSDGVKLNAWMIKPANFDSTKKYPVLFYVYGGPGSQTVRNAYLGNYPWYQYLAQNGYIIFSVDGRGTGARGKAFRDVVYKNLGYYESKDQAESAIYLVKRYKFVDSSRIGIWGWSYGGYMSSLTLFKFGDVFKLAVAVAPVTTWRLYDTIYTERYMQTPELNPDGYEQSSVLKYVDGLKGKYLVIHGTTDDNVHWQNTIQLVDRLQKAGKQFNIMFYPNKDHSIAGRDTRYHLFTLITNFILENL; from the coding sequence ATGAGGAAAATTAAATTTTCAGCCCTTGCTATTTTAATTTTAATCCTTGCCTTTCCAACGCTTGCACAGAAGAAATTAACACTTGAGGACATATTTAAAACAGCAAAGTTTAGGACAAACTTCTTGTCAAAACAATGGCTTCCTGCTGAAGATGCTTATACAACTCTTAAATACGACTCCCTTTCAAAGTCAATGGCAATTTATAGGTATGATTTAAGATCTGGGAAAGAGGAAAAAATTTTGGATTACGCAGAGCTTGACAAACAAATTGAGGGTTTCTCAAAAAATGTAAGCGCTTATTTCTTATCTCAAGATAAAAGATACATTCTTTTCACTGGGAGTTTGCCCGCAAGGAGGTTGAAAACTGGTGGCAATTTTTATCTCTATGATCTGACAACAAAAGTTTTAAAACAAATAACGAACACAGATGAACCACAGGCGATAATAAAATTTTCACCTGATAGCAGATTTATAAGCTTTGTGCGAAACAATAACATTTTTGTCTACGAGATTTCAAGCGAAAAATTCAAACAGCTCACTTTTGATGGTTCTGAAGTAATTTTAAATGGCATTTTTGATTGGGTTTATGAGGAAGAATTCAGCATAATTGACGGCTATGAATGGTCACCCGATGGAAGATATATTGCCTTCTGGAGACTTGATCAATCAAATGTCCCGGTTTTTAAACTTATTGATTATGAACCGACATATTTAAAGGTCATTGATCAGCGTTACCCATATGCAGGTTATCCAAATTCAACTGTTAAAATTGGGATCGTCAATGTTCAAACTGGCGAAGTAAAATATATTGATTTCGGGAATGAAGATATTTACATCCCAAGGATCAAATGGACGGAGAACCCCGATATATTATCCTATCAAAAACTTAACCGATTACAGAATAAACTTGAGCTCATACTTTATAACATCAAAACTGGGGAGCAAAGATTAATTTTAACTGAGGAGTCAAACACATGGATTGATGTTTATGATTATTTGACATTTTTCAAAGATGGTAGACATTTCCTTTGGGCGAGTGAAAGGGATGGGTGGCTTCACTTCTACCTTTACAGAATTGATGGTAAGCTTGTAAATCAAATCACAAAAGGAGAGTTTGAAATTGATCAACTTTGTTATGTTGACGAGAAAAACAGAAAAATTTACTACACATCAACAGAGGTCTCGCCACTGGAAAGACATTTATATGTAATTGATTTTAAGGGCACAAATAAGAAAAGGCTGACATCTGAACCAGGTTGGCATAATATTGATTTCTCTCCTTCCGGCAGATTTTACATTGATAACCACTCAACGATCACAAAACCACCTAAATGGAAACTCTATGACAATACGGGAAAACTCATCCGAACGCTTGTTGATAATCCCGATGATATTCTTGCTGGCTATGATAAAGGTGAGGTTACATTTGAAATTGTTGAAACAAGCGATGGCGTAAAACTTAACGCATGGATGATAAAACCAGCAAATTTTGATTCAACAAAAAAATATCCAGTTCTTTTCTATGTTTACGGCGGTCCCGGAAGCCAAACCGTTAGAAACGCCTATCTTGGTAATTACCCCTGGTATCAATATCTTGCCCAAAATGGATATATAATTTTCAGCGTTGATGGTCGTGGAACTGGAGCAAGGGGTAAGGCATTTAGAGATGTAGTTTATAAAAACCTCGGATATTACGAATCAAAAGATCAAGCGGAGTCAGCAATTTATCTTGTCAAGAGATATAAATTTGTGGATAGTTCAAGGATTGGGATATGGGGATGGAGTTATGGGGGTTATATGTCAAGTTTAACTCTTTTTAAGTTTGGAGATGTTTTTAAATTGGCTGTTGCCGTCGCACCTGTGACAACCTGGAGATTGTATGACACAATTTATACAGAAAGATACATGCAAACACCTGAACTTAACCCTGATGGTTATGAGCAAAGCTCCGTGTTAAAATATGTTGATGGCTTAAAAGGTAAATATCTTGTAATTCATGGAACAACCGATGACAATGTGCATTGGCAAAATACGATTCAACTTGTTGATAGACTTCAAAAGGCAGGCAAACAATTCAATATAATGTTTTACCCTAACAAAGATCACAGCATAGCTGGTAGAGATACAAGATATCATCTATTTACATTGATAACGAATTTCATTCTTGAAAATCTGTAA